In one Variovorax sp. V213 genomic region, the following are encoded:
- a CDS encoding GlxA family transcriptional regulator — translation MHKVWLLLLPGFLLLDVIRMLAVFKAANASLRRTRNKLPGYDVRLASAAGGQTLSSSGVALSTSALPRRLAGRASTLFISGEPDPGAAGAAGVQRLREWLSGNRRRLSRCAALGAKALLPLAPDVRVVRQQGRAAPTALRRRGQGPDPFTACTKTRGWRVIEPGQGADLALSWIEEDRGAAFVETLASRMPGPRGRRCGLPRHRRRPVEPPAPDARISALHRWIALHLQEKLSVARLAQEVHMSTRSFARFYERATGLSPGRGVQQIRLDTARRLLETSTRPLKAIAAQCGYGSQEVMRRAFVRDLQMTPREYRRRHAAMKAAGAA, via the coding sequence ATGCACAAGGTCTGGCTCCTGCTGCTTCCCGGCTTCCTTCTTCTCGACGTCATCCGCATGCTCGCGGTCTTCAAGGCCGCCAATGCCTCCTTGCGCCGCACGCGCAACAAGCTCCCCGGCTACGATGTTCGGTTGGCCTCCGCCGCGGGCGGGCAAACCCTGAGTTCAAGCGGTGTGGCACTGTCGACGAGTGCATTGCCGCGTCGGCTCGCCGGGCGCGCGAGCACGCTCTTCATCAGTGGCGAACCCGATCCTGGCGCGGCCGGAGCGGCGGGCGTGCAGCGCCTTCGCGAATGGCTCTCCGGGAACCGGCGGCGTCTGAGCCGCTGCGCCGCGCTGGGCGCCAAGGCATTGCTGCCGCTTGCGCCGGACGTCCGCGTCGTGCGACAGCAGGGACGCGCTGCGCCGACCGCGCTGCGCCGTCGCGGGCAGGGACCCGACCCGTTCACGGCCTGCACGAAAACGCGGGGCTGGCGCGTCATCGAACCGGGCCAGGGCGCCGATCTGGCGCTGTCGTGGATTGAGGAGGACCGGGGCGCCGCCTTCGTGGAGACGCTTGCCTCGCGCATGCCCGGACCGCGCGGTCGTCGCTGCGGCCTGCCACGCCACCGCCGCAGGCCGGTCGAGCCGCCCGCGCCCGATGCGCGGATCAGCGCGCTGCATCGGTGGATCGCACTACATCTGCAGGAAAAGCTCAGCGTCGCCCGGCTGGCGCAGGAGGTCCACATGTCCACGCGCTCCTTCGCACGGTTCTACGAACGCGCGACGGGCCTCTCTCCGGGGCGTGGCGTGCAGCAGATCCGCCTCGACACCGCCCGTCGCCTGCTCGAGACGAGCACGCGCCCCCTCAAGGCCATCGCCGCGCAGTGCGGCTACGGATCCCAGGAGGTGATGCGAAGAGCCTTCGTTCGCGACCTGCAGATGACGCCGCGCGAATACCGGCGCCGCCACGCGGCGATGAAGGCTGCCGGCGCGGCCTAG
- a CDS encoding DMT family transporter, whose product MASSQANRRGILLMLVAMGCYVLNDVFVKLAAQSLPPGQVLAVRGAFATLFVLVLARGTRAGWRTSLRPIVGVRCGLEIATALSSVVALSLAPLATVSTLMMAAPLMIAATAMALRWEPWHGGRLLAAAAGFAGVVLVIQPSARSEVPAAGLAWALLCAASLAARDLVTRRIPATVPSSIIAVATTLAVCLAGLLLGFVERWAPLTRHELGMLAAAAGCAALGNYALIVACRGVDLSVVTPFRYSLIVWALLLGYAIWGDLPRPEAAAGVVLIIAAGAFTIRAARRP is encoded by the coding sequence ATGGCTAGCTCGCAGGCCAACCGTCGCGGAATCCTGCTCATGCTGGTGGCCATGGGTTGCTACGTGCTCAACGATGTTTTCGTGAAGCTGGCAGCGCAGAGCCTGCCGCCCGGGCAGGTCCTGGCCGTGCGCGGCGCCTTCGCCACCCTCTTTGTCCTGGTCCTCGCCCGCGGGACGCGCGCCGGCTGGCGCACGTCACTGCGGCCGATCGTCGGCGTGCGATGCGGACTCGAGATCGCGACCGCCCTCAGTTCCGTCGTCGCCCTGTCGCTCGCGCCGCTCGCCACGGTCAGCACGCTCATGATGGCCGCGCCGCTGATGATTGCCGCCACTGCGATGGCGCTGCGATGGGAGCCTTGGCATGGGGGCCGGCTGCTCGCGGCCGCGGCGGGATTCGCCGGCGTCGTGCTGGTGATCCAGCCGTCCGCGCGCTCCGAGGTCCCTGCGGCCGGCCTTGCCTGGGCGCTGTTGTGCGCCGCCTCGCTGGCCGCGCGCGACCTGGTGACGCGACGCATCCCGGCCACGGTCCCGTCGTCGATCATCGCCGTGGCGACCACGCTCGCCGTGTGCCTGGCAGGCCTGCTGCTGGGTTTCGTGGAACGCTGGGCGCCGCTCACGCGCCACGAGCTGGGCATGCTCGCGGCGGCGGCGGGTTGCGCGGCACTGGGCAACTACGCACTCATCGTGGCCTGCCGCGGCGTCGATCTCTCGGTCGTCACGCCCTTTCGCTACAGCCTGATCGTCTGGGCACTGCTGCTGGGATATGCGATCTGGGGCGACCTGCCGCGTCCAGAGGCCGCCGCCGGCGTGGTCCTGATCATCGCGGCCGGCGCCTTCACCATCCGGGCGGCGCGCCGTCCTTGA
- a CDS encoding acyl-homoserine-lactone synthase: protein MEIIAGTVDTFSADVLFDMARYRHEVFVEKLGWKLHTRGRLELDEFDRKDTIYLIARDPAGEIVGTSRLLPTHRPYLLASVFPQLLGDTPAPCSPDIWELSRFAAGDGTRLGMGGEPHGWSLALDMLSVAMRTVAREGGRRLISASPLGIERILRRTGLSAHRAAPPVRVDGQLLYACLIDVDKNWCPRRDRHAEGIGRVARRPAGAGAAATRSVEEPET, encoded by the coding sequence ATGGAGATCATTGCGGGAACGGTCGACACCTTTTCGGCGGACGTGCTGTTCGACATGGCACGCTACCGCCACGAGGTTTTCGTCGAGAAGCTGGGCTGGAAACTCCATACGCGCGGCCGGCTTGAACTCGACGAGTTCGACCGGAAGGACACCATCTATCTGATCGCGCGCGATCCGGCCGGCGAGATCGTCGGCACGAGCCGCCTGTTGCCCACGCACCGGCCCTATCTGCTGGCCAGCGTCTTCCCACAGTTGCTCGGAGACACGCCGGCACCGTGCTCGCCCGACATCTGGGAACTGTCGCGATTCGCCGCTGGCGACGGCACGCGACTCGGGATGGGCGGGGAACCACATGGATGGTCGCTCGCGCTGGACATGCTGAGCGTCGCGATGCGGACCGTCGCCAGGGAGGGCGGACGACGGCTCATCAGCGCCTCACCCCTGGGCATCGAGCGCATCCTGCGTCGCACGGGCCTGTCCGCGCACCGTGCGGCACCACCGGTGCGGGTCGACGGCCAGCTTCTGTACGCCTGCCTCATCGACGTGGACAAGAACTGGTGTCCGCGCCGGGACCGCCACGCCGAGGGGATCGGCCGAGTCGCCCGCAGGCCGGCGGGCGCAGGGGCCGCTGCCACCCGTTCAGTTGAGGAGCCCGAGACGTGA
- a CDS encoding autoinducer binding domain-containing protein translates to MNEWTQDVLGRLNEASEPSQVLAQVSVAARQLGFEHCAYGLRTLVPFTRPKTLMFSTYDERWSRRYINAGYLQVDPTVAHGVHSGTPVVWSNEVFRDAPQMWDEARSFGLRVGWAQSVFEPDARVGMLSLARSSEPLTAAEMRAKDPLIQWLVNKAHRAFCRLLGGPLAGIEPLTKRQVEVLRWTGDGKTSDEIAAILCISKPTVDFHLRNAMARLGAATKSSAAAFASRLGLLN, encoded by the coding sequence ATGAACGAGTGGACCCAAGATGTTCTCGGTCGGTTGAACGAGGCAAGCGAACCATCCCAGGTGCTCGCGCAGGTCAGCGTGGCAGCCAGGCAGCTCGGCTTCGAGCACTGCGCCTACGGGCTGCGCACCCTCGTGCCCTTCACCCGGCCGAAGACTTTGATGTTCAGCACCTACGATGAGCGATGGAGCCGCCGGTACATCAATGCGGGATATCTTCAGGTAGACCCCACGGTCGCCCACGGCGTGCACAGCGGGACGCCCGTGGTCTGGAGCAACGAAGTCTTCCGGGACGCGCCGCAGATGTGGGACGAGGCGCGCTCTTTCGGCCTGCGCGTCGGCTGGGCGCAATCGGTCTTCGAGCCCGACGCACGGGTCGGCATGCTGTCGCTTGCCCGCTCGAGCGAACCGCTGACGGCCGCGGAGATGCGCGCCAAGGACCCCTTGATCCAGTGGTTGGTGAATAAGGCCCACCGCGCGTTCTGCCGCCTTCTGGGCGGTCCGCTCGCGGGTATCGAACCGCTGACGAAGCGGCAGGTGGAGGTGCTGCGCTGGACGGGCGACGGCAAGACGAGCGATGAAATCGCGGCCATCCTCTGCATCTCGAAACCAACGGTCGATTTCCATCTGAGGAACGCAATGGCGAGATTGGGTGCCGCCACCAAGAGCTCGGCCGCGGCGTTCGCGTCACGTCTCGGGCTCCTCAACTGA